The DNA region CTCATGCAGCAGGTATTAGATTCACCCCAGTTGTCATGGTTACAAAGCCAGGGAAGCCTGGAGCTGGCATGGTTGAAGCAGGGGATGCCACGGGTGACCCTGAGCCCCGATTACAGGTAACTACAAGCCCGGCTATCAGAACTTACCCCAGCTCAGCCTCCTATATTTGTGTCAAGTGCTCAACCGACTGACTCAGTGCAGGCTAGATTTGAGTCTTGGCATAACAGAGTAGAGAAACGGGACTGTCGGAGCACAAGACAAGACTGTGTGCTTTTCACAGGTCTGCAGTAGACAAGGCTGATGAGCTGTATGGCCAAGTGGATGAACTGTCACATCAGCTAACCCTGAAGAGCAACCAGCGAATACGGGCCCTAGAGCTCCTCCAAGCGCTGGACGCCCAGGAGAGTGTGCTGCACCAGGTAGAGGCCGCTGTCCAGAGTGCATCCTGCCTGTGGCCTCAGCTGTAGCTCTCGCCACAGCAGCTGCCTTTGCGTGTCTCCACTTGTGTCCACCCAGATTGAAGTGTGGTTACAGGAGGTGGGCTGGCCAGGAATGGAGGAACCAGGGGAGCCCTCGCTTGACGTGCTGCTCCAGGCCCAAGGCCCTTTTCAAGAGCTGGACCAGGCTGCCCAGGTAAGTTTGGTTATTTGCTCATTCTGCAGGGCCTGGGCCGCCTTGCCAGGGGCTCGAGCTGTGGCTTGAGTGAAAGCAAAGGATGCTTTCTCTCCTGGGGGTTACCAGTCAGCAGAGATCCATTGCAACAAAGGGTTcaagtcacacacagacacttgaCTCTGAAAAGCAGCAGTATGGAAGTATAATTTAGGCTCAGTCAGGCAAAAATGAGTTAGGGATGGGGAGACAAAGCTGGGAAATAGTGTGTTCAAAACTTCCTGTGGCAGAAAGTCAGGCGTGGTGATACATaccattagtcccagcacttcagaagcagaggcaggaggattgctgtaccAGGACTACAGAAGAGATGATGTATAGATGCCAGAGGATCTGAGTCTGGGCTGATCACCTGCTGAGTCCAGTCTGTCTCTCCAGGAACAGGTCAAGCAAGGAGAGAAGTTACTGCAGCCACTGGCTGGCTGGGAGGCCGCTGAACTGGGGGCCCCTGGAAAGCGCTTTCTGGCCCTGAGATCCCAGCTGACAGAATTTTCCAGAGCTTTGGCCCAGAGGCGCCAGCGGTTGGCAGATGCTGGGAAGTTGTTTCAGTTCTTCAAACAGGTGGCCGAGGAAGTCCTATCCTGGCTTTGCCCAAGCCCCGCTAGAGTCTAAATCTGCCTGGCTtgcttgttctcttgctttcagGCTGATCCCAAGCTCAGTGTCCCAAGACCAGCCAGTGGGTGGGGCAAGGGAGCATGACAGAGGCACTGCAGGCTTGCTGGGGCCCTGCTTTTATGTCTCTGTGGCCTTGGTGTTGCAGGCCTCCACATGGACGGAGGAGGGGCAGCGGCTACTGACAGAGCTGGAGCAGGAGCACCCAGAGGTTGTGCTGCAGCAGCTACAGCTGCACTGGACCAGACACCCTGACTTGCCCCCTGCCCACTTCCGGAAAATGTGGGCTCTGGCCACAGGCCTAGGCTCAGAAAGCATCCGCCAGGAATGTCGTTGGGCCTGGGCACAGTGTCAGGACACCTGGCTGGCTCTGGATCAGAAGCGTGAGGCTGCACTGAAGCCACCATCACCGAGCAGCACAGCTACTTTGTACATCAGGCGGACTCCCGCTATACCCACTGTCCCTCCACTGAGGAAGGCCTACAGCTTTGATCGGAATCTGGGGAAGCATCTCCAAGATGCTTCCAGTCGTGACCACTGTGCAGTCATCGTTACTGACTGCCACAgacctgaggccagaggaggtgATCGGCCCAGGTCATCTCcttctgtgcctctctcaggcaGCTCTGACTTCAGGAGCCCCAACAGGTATAGACAGAAGGCATGGCAGGGAGGTCTGTGTAGGAGGGTCTTGGGTCCTAACTCCACCTACCTCATAGGTTACAGCTAGTTTTGGCAGAGATGGTGGCCACAGAGCGTGAGTATGTCCGGGCACTTGACTATACCATACAGAACTACTTCCCTGAGTTAGATCGACCTGATGTGCCCCAGGGCCTCCGTGGCCAGCGTGCGCACCTCTTTGGCAACCTTGAAAAGCTTCGGGATTTCCACTACAATTTCTTCCTTCGTGAGCTAGAGGCTTGTACCCGGCACCCACCTCGAGTGGCTCATGCCTTCCTGCGCCATGTAAGTTCCATAGGCCACAGGAACCCTAGAGATTTGGACACACACTTAGTGTCAGGCTCCTTGCACAGAGTGGTGTGCCACACTGAGTGCTGTGGGGGAAAGCAAACTGCCACTGGGGTACAGCTATGAATGAGACCCACAAAAATGTCTGCCTCTTAGGGGGTTTTAAGTTCTGCAGGAGAGATGCACACATAAAAAAGATCATTCTAGATTACACTTAGGGGGATAAGCAGGGCAGTTGTCTGTGAATTACTTTTGGGGCAGGGTTCCCAGTTTAAAAGAGGGGATGTTTGAGTAGAGAGTGAATTCTACCCCCAGAAGAGGCCTCATGGACATCATGAGCATGGCTGGGTATAGTGAGCACTAAGTCACGGTCCCAgagccctgggggagggggggcagcgCTGAATGTGGAGGCTGGCTGTGCAGCCCAGACAGCTCTTACACAGCATTGCTCTCTGCTGGGTCATCATTCAAAGTGGGATCTGTACAAGTAGGGCAGATCATCATTGCCATTTTTGTCCTCTTAAGCTGAGAGGTGGGGGTATCTTTGGGGAGCTGGTCCTCTGGCACCTGGGCTGAGCTGTGTATTCTTGCAGAGGGTGCAGTTTGGAATGTATGCACTCTACAGCAAGAACAAACCTCGTTCTGATGCCCTGATGAGCAGCTATGGCCACACCTTCTTCAAGGTAGGAGCCTGAGACCATAGGAAGAGCAGGGCCTGGGTGGCATACTCCAAAACCACTTTGTTATCTCCTCACTTACTGGCAGGAGAAGCAGCAAGCACTGGGAGACCACCTGGACTTGGCTTCCTACCTGCTAAAGCCCATCCAGCGCATGAGCAAGTATGCCTTACTGCTGCAGGAGCTGGCAAGGGCCTGTGGGGGCCCAGTGCAAGAGCTGGGTGCCCTTCAGGCAGCCCAGAACCTTGTGCACTACCAGCTGAGACATGGCAATGACCTGCTAGCTATGGATGCCATCCAGGGCTGTGACGTGAGTCACCCCAGGCCATGTGGGGAAGCACCATGGATGCAGAAGGGGGTGGGACAGCTGGACGTCTAAGGGCTTCAACTTTGCAGGTCAACCTCAAGGAACAGGGGCAGTTGGTACGGCAGGATGAGTTCACAGTGCGGGCTGGACGCCACAAAGCCTGTCGTCGTGTTTTCCTGTTTGAGGAGCTGCTGCTCTTCAGCAAGCCTCGCCGTGGGCCTGCAGGTGTTGACATATTCACCTACAAGCGTTCCTTCAAAGTAAGTCTATGTGACCCTGACCTCTGCCTCCAGCCCCCCATCTGTGCCTCACTATGCTCCTTTCTGCTGGCCATGTAGATGGCAGACCTCGGCCTCACTGAGTGCTGTGGAGAAAGCAAGCTGCGCTTTGAGATCTGGTTCCGACGTCGCAAGGCCAGGGACCTGTTTGTGCTGCAGGCCTCCAATGTGGCCACCAAACAAGCCTGGACAGCTGATATCTCCCGTCTCCTATGGAGGCAGGCTTTCCATAACAAGGGTGAGTCCTTATACAAACCCCCAAAATATATATCTTCCCAGGAGCCTGAGAAGGGTTTAAGGGTCTTGCAGACTCTCTGGGGAGAGAGTGAGGCCCCTAGAGTATATCCTGCCAGAGACTAGTCTGGGCCTAGGGACTTGGAAAAGCTTGGGAAGAGGAGaggcgcagcagcagcagcagacagtACAAGGAAAGAACATAGCTTTTCCTCTGAATATCAGAGGTCATATGCCCTAAAAGGGACATTTTGATACTGTTCCCTGGGGTGTCTTGGGGGAGAGGAGTCTGGCACCACAAAGGATCATGGTATAGAGTGGTTAATTTCTGGGATATGGGTATATAGGGAAAACGTATAGATACAGCTCAGGGGGTCCTTGCTTATGCCTTATTCTCTACTCAGAGGTACGCATGGCTGAGATGGCATCCATGGGTGTGGGGAGCAAAGCCTTCTGGGACATTGCCCCCAGTGAGGAAGCTATCAGTGACCGAAACATCAACTATGTGCTGAAGAGACGAGGTAGAAGGCATCCTACGGAGGGTGGGAATGGGGAGGTGATATGGCTCTTTATCACTGCTGGCCTGTGCTCCCTGGCTGCCTCAAGCCAGACTGGGCTCTGATCGGTCCCTCTTTCTTATACAGATGTTCGCTCTAGGGCCTCCATTGCTGTGGCCCCATTTGACTATGACAATCCTTATCTGGGTGCCTTGGGCTCCCTTCCCGGAGACCGTGCCTCTGGCTCTGTTCTGGGCTCTCTCAATCTGCACCTGTATAGAGATCCAGCTCTTACGGGTGTTCACTGGTCCTTGTATCCACCCAACTTCCCAGAGGAAGCACCACTAGATGCTGAGGTGGACTTGGGCAGCCAGCCTTCTTTGAGTATGTGTGAGCTTACTCAGGCGGGAGGCATGGCGTGGGTCTGAGTCTTCCCTGCTAACAACTCACCCAGTCTCCCTCCTTAGCTCCTGAGGACTCAGAGGTCTCCTCCCAGTGCCCATCAGCCAGTGGCTCTAGTGATTCCGACAGCAGCTGTGTGTCAGGGCAGACCACGGGCAGAGGCCTTGAGGACTTGTCCTGTGTGAGTGCCATCTTTTGCCTTATGCCCACCAGCCCTTCCCTAATGCCTTTTCTTTAGGGAATTGGAAATGGGTGGGTCAGAGCCATTCCCCAGAGGACTCCATGTCCACCCCTAGAACCAGAGAAGCAAAACATTGACTTTGCTTAACTTGGCACCATAGGTTTGAGTTCAGCTTGAAGATGAAAGCACTCAGTAACTCCAAGGAATACCAGGCCTCTGAATCTGCTGTAACCAGAGCACGTCTGGCTCTTGGGCCATCTCCCTCCCTACCCTTATACCCAATACGAATATCCTTGTTGATTACCCTTTCTGATGTCTGTAGCCATCAACCGACTGCCCTAGGGCCTCTCCAAGGACATCTGGCTGCAGAGACCAAATAAGCACATTGATCTGAAGCTCTTGGACCATTCTGTCCCCTCTCCAGCTACCTCCCCAGTTGTGAGTTAAAGACATGATGGGGCAAATTCCAGGCTGGTAGAGTATTGTGGAGCTCTCAGAAGTAGTGAAGGACACAAGTGGATTCCCAGCAGCTGCTCCTCAACCCTTGAATAATGCTAATCTCTCCAAACACAGGGGCTAGCTTGTCCCCATAGCTCCCTTATTCTTGAATTCCTTGGCATCCCATTGCCAACCTCTTGTTTTCTAGACCACCTTGGTCATTTTGACTTAATGCTTTTTGAACAGCTTTTGGTTAGAGTTGTCTACTGGTTTCACTGCCATGACATTCTGTTTTCTCAGAGAAGATCTAGGCATTTGTcttataatttacttttttatttgtttataataaaaaataaagtgatttgTATCATTGGCTGGGCATGTGCATTCTGGAGGTTTCCACAGAGATGAACCTTGGGCAACTGGTCTATGGTGATCATCTGTGGGATCAACATTTCTGAGTACTCTAGCCCTCTTGTAAATACTTGCCCAGGACTGAGTAAGAGACAGACCTAGACAGTCCCCTCTGGATGAGCAGGTCCACGCAACGCCCATATTTTCTGGCGAAAGGCAGTGTGAGCTGCAAAGAAAGGCCTATCTTATCTCTGATTTCTAGGCAGTCGCCTACCCTAGCtctgtgtgagggtgctcccTTATCTGGGTGGCAAGGGAAGAGTCTTATTATAGGGCGCTCTGGCTGCCAGAGAACTGAGCACACTAACCATAAAAACTGCTTCCTAGTGCCCATATCCACTTTCCAGACACAGATGCTGACTTTATTTCTGTAAATGACACACAAGCTAGAGAGCTAACAGTGATTGGGTAATCATGTGTTTAAGGTGAATGACATTATCATTATGTACTTGATTATAAAAGGCCAGGTTATTGAGAAGTTTGCTAAATCACACATACTTCTGAAATTACTCTagagaatcagaaaagaaaaaaagtaaaaccttAATTGGTCTAGaaaataagttcaaggccagagtatGCAGCTTGGCTACACCGCATCTCAAACTTTCAAAGGGAGGGGCTAGGATATGAGTACTTGACTGGGTTGCATGATGCTCAGAGTTCAATCCCCTGTAtggcaaaaccaaaataaactggGGGGAAATTTCTCAAGCCTTAATCTTTCTTTTGCCcttattgaactttttttttctttacaaaaatgttttttCAGTATGGTagtgggcctttaatcccagcactgggaggcagaggcaggcagatctctgtgagtttgaggccagtaatAGTtcagacagccagggatacatagggGGATGCTATCTCATCTCCTCACCCCCAAAAAACCCTTGAAACCCCTCAAAAATGCTTCCAGAAGATGCtttaggggctgggaagatggctctgtggttaagagcactttgttGCTCtagcagagaacctgggtttggtttccagcatctacATAGTGGCTAACAACTATTGGTAACTTCAGTATCCAAGGATCttacaccctcctctggcctctgagggtactgtATGCACATGGTGTGCAAACATTCatacaggcaaaatgcccatacacataaattgaAAGTAAACCCTAAAAAATGCTATAGAAGAActtaagtataaaaaaaaatatgctgaCATCATAGCTTAGTAGGGGAACTAGCTGTAAAGGCCTATTACTGGCTGTAAAGGTCTAATTCCATCCATGTGTTTGAGTATTTCCCAAATATGACCAGGGTTATTAGTGGTGAAGGCA from Mastomys coucha isolate ucsf_1 unplaced genomic scaffold, UCSF_Mcou_1 pScaffold22, whole genome shotgun sequence includes:
- the Plekhg4 gene encoding puratrophin-1 isoform X2, coding for MLPGTCFRNTQKEEEPTHQIQAVDPRPAVGATQGTGLQGDFLAKKPQSLPDQRATDGPGKYQRSALGAPPAQSEEPAFSEMENLLCPGSSHLNLIQGENDHQGGGLLGDPDPGRALPAGFSPLSETSSKLLEPAPSGSSFPKPADCLLARDLTWELLASGMAALPGTRDVEGRAVLLLCAHSPAWLHPKCNSHELLRLLSYLQGIPRPDVQALGLTVLVDARVSSPSSSLTWGLSQLQEASPGFVQQVLLVGKMPEAMPVGLQFKQLCSHQSLLTHIPNVELPTSLGGCLSYCHQAWLDFRMRLEALQQSCRVACALLQGIIDSVKAMRQPMESGEVGQLLQQTQSLMQQVLDSPQLSWLQSQGSLELAWLKQGMPRVTLSPDYRSAVDKADELYGQVDELSHQLTLKSNQRIRALELLQALDAQESVLHQIEVWLQEVGWPGMEEPGEPSLDVLLQAQGPFQELDQAAQEQVKQGEKLLQPLAGWEAAELGAPGKRFLALRSQLTEFSRALAQRRQRLADAGKLFQFFKQASTWTEEGQRLLTELEQEHPEVVLQQLQLHWTRHPDLPPAHFRKMWALATGLGSESIRQECRWAWAQCQDTWLALDQKREAALKPPSPSSTATLYIRRTPAIPTVPPLRKAYSFDRNLGKHLQDASSRDHCAVIVTDCHRPEARGGDRPRSSPSVPLSGSSDFRSPNRLQLVLAEMVATEREYVRALDYTIQNYFPELDRPDVPQGLRGQRAHLFGNLEKLRDFHYNFFLRELEACTRHPPRVAHAFLRHRVQFGMYALYSKNKPRSDALMSSYGHTFFKEKQQALGDHLDLASYLLKPIQRMSKYALLLQELARACGGPVQELGALQAAQNLVHYQLRHGNDLLAMDAIQGCDVNLKEQGQLVRQDEFTVRAGRHKACRRVFLFEELLLFSKPRRGPAGVDIFTYKRSFKMADLGLTECCGESKLRFEIWFRRRKARDLFVLQASNVATKQAWTADISRLLWRQAFHNKEVRMAEMASMGVGSKAFWDIAPSEEAISDRNINYVLKRRDVRSRASIAVAPFDYDNPYLGALGSLPGDRASGSVLGSLNLHLYRDPALTGVHWSLYPPNFPEEAPLDAEVDLGSQPSLTPEDSEVSSQCPSASGSSDSDSSCVSGQTTGRGLEDLSCV
- the Plekhg4 gene encoding puratrophin-1 isoform X1, whose translation is MSWSHLSHQGPTRYPLCPEQTHSYQGVMDGPLESGDVSPDSQGHAADGKRFAVCSFRNTQKEEEPTHQIQAVDPRPAVGATQGTGLQGDFLAKKPQSLPDQRATDGPGKYQRSALGAPPAQSEEPAFSEMENLLCPGSSHLNLIQGENDHQGGGLLGDPDPGRALPAGFSPLSETSSKLLEPAPSGSSFPKPADCLLARDLTWELLASGMAALPGTRDVEGRAVLLLCAHSPAWLHPKCNSHELLRLLSYLQGIPRPDVQALGLTVLVDARVSSPSSSLTWGLSQLQEASPGFVQQVLLVGKMPEAMPVGLQFKQLCSHQSLLTHIPNVELPTSLGGCLSYCHQAWLDFRMRLEALQQSCRVACALLQGIIDSVKAMRQPMESGEVGQLLQQTQSLMQQVLDSPQLSWLQSQGSLELAWLKQGMPRVTLSPDYRSAVDKADELYGQVDELSHQLTLKSNQRIRALELLQALDAQESVLHQIEVWLQEVGWPGMEEPGEPSLDVLLQAQGPFQELDQAAQEQVKQGEKLLQPLAGWEAAELGAPGKRFLALRSQLTEFSRALAQRRQRLADAGKLFQFFKQASTWTEEGQRLLTELEQEHPEVVLQQLQLHWTRHPDLPPAHFRKMWALATGLGSESIRQECRWAWAQCQDTWLALDQKREAALKPPSPSSTATLYIRRTPAIPTVPPLRKAYSFDRNLGKHLQDASSRDHCAVIVTDCHRPEARGGDRPRSSPSVPLSGSSDFRSPNRLQLVLAEMVATEREYVRALDYTIQNYFPELDRPDVPQGLRGQRAHLFGNLEKLRDFHYNFFLRELEACTRHPPRVAHAFLRHRVQFGMYALYSKNKPRSDALMSSYGHTFFKEKQQALGDHLDLASYLLKPIQRMSKYALLLQELARACGGPVQELGALQAAQNLVHYQLRHGNDLLAMDAIQGCDVNLKEQGQLVRQDEFTVRAGRHKACRRVFLFEELLLFSKPRRGPAGVDIFTYKRSFKMADLGLTECCGESKLRFEIWFRRRKARDLFVLQASNVATKQAWTADISRLLWRQAFHNKEVRMAEMASMGVGSKAFWDIAPSEEAISDRNINYVLKRRDVRSRASIAVAPFDYDNPYLGALGSLPGDRASGSVLGSLNLHLYRDPALTGVHWSLYPPNFPEEAPLDAEVDLGSQPSLTPEDSEVSSQCPSASGSSDSDSSCVSGQTTGRGLEDLSCV